From Cyclobacteriaceae bacterium, a single genomic window includes:
- a CDS encoding acetyl-CoA carboxylase carboxyltransferase subunit alpha, whose amino-acid sequence MNLLDFEKPIAELESKLQDMKQLADDSDTSVTQAIKALEKKILDLKKETFENLTGWQRVILSRHPDRPYTLDYIYEITTDFIELHGDRNVGDDKAMVGGLGTIDGQTFMLIGQQKGRNTKQRQMRNFGMANPEGYRKALRLMKIAEKYNKPIVTFIDTPGAFPGLEAEERGQGEAIARNLKEMFMLKVPVICIIVGEGASGGALGIAIGDRVLMLENSWYSVISPENCSAILWRSWDFKEQAAELLKLTSKDMFALKIIDGIIKEPLGGAHTDIKWMASEVKKTIMKSYKELSKIPAQDLINQRIEKFTSMGVVKE is encoded by the coding sequence ATGAATTTGCTGGATTTTGAAAAACCGATCGCCGAACTGGAGTCCAAACTCCAGGATATGAAGCAACTCGCTGACGACAGCGATACCTCCGTAACCCAGGCGATCAAGGCCCTCGAGAAGAAAATACTAGACCTTAAGAAAGAGACTTTTGAAAACCTTACCGGATGGCAGCGCGTCATTTTATCCCGCCATCCCGATCGTCCTTACACATTAGACTACATCTACGAAATCACGACCGACTTCATTGAACTTCATGGCGACAGAAACGTCGGCGATGATAAAGCAATGGTTGGTGGACTCGGTACCATTGATGGCCAGACCTTCATGCTGATCGGTCAGCAGAAAGGAAGAAATACAAAGCAACGTCAGATGCGCAACTTTGGAATGGCCAACCCTGAAGGCTATCGCAAGGCATTGCGTCTGATGAAGATCGCAGAGAAATACAACAAGCCTATCGTTACTTTCATCGATACTCCCGGAGCGTTTCCAGGACTCGAAGCAGAAGAGCGCGGACAGGGTGAGGCCATCGCACGGAATCTTAAAGAGATGTTCATGCTGAAGGTACCTGTCATCTGTATCATCGTGGGTGAAGGTGCATCCGGTGGTGCATTGGGCATTGCCATTGGTGACCGCGTGCTCATGCTGGAGAACTCATGGTACTCTGTTATCTCTCCTGAGAATTGCTCCGCTATCCTTTGGAGAAGCTGGGACTTTAAAGAGCAGGCGGCAGAGTTATTGAAGCTGACTTCAAAAGACATGTTTGCTTTGAAGATCATCGACGGAATCATCAAGGAACCACTGGGAGGAGCTCACACGGACATCAAGTGGATGGCCAGTGAAGTGAAGAAGACGATCATGAAGTCTTACAAAGAGCTCAGCAAGATACCTGCTCAGGATTTGATCAATCAGCGGATTGAGAAGTTCACCTCGATGGGTGTCGTTAAAGAATAG
- a CDS encoding trypsin-like serine protease, whose protein sequence is MAHAFEQSIYKVMTASGSGTSFYLKDKNIFVTNYHVVGNSKTVSLQDKEGNRHLAKVVLVNPQEDVAFLSVDKKFDIPQLELHDDSALQQGDKVFVAGYPFGMPFTVTEGTVSAPSQLMSGRKFIQTDAAVNPGNSGGPMINAHGKVIGITTSKFNNADNMGFAVPISTLTEEFNALSKVSGTTFNLVCDSCAALINERSEFCLSCGQNIDVKYFDEPVLSDISNFCERAIAGLGVNPVLARQGTEFWEFHVDSAMVRLFVYNNSYLYATSPINQLPMQNMGPLLEELLSADVGVYQLGVHDKEVFISYRVYITDIFSSRQNEINANITGLFKKANEIDDEFVKKFGCKYSVHSLKNK, encoded by the coding sequence ATGGCTCACGCATTCGAACAATCGATCTATAAGGTGATGACCGCAAGCGGATCAGGTACCAGCTTCTATCTTAAAGACAAGAATATTTTTGTTACCAACTATCACGTGGTTGGTAATTCCAAAACAGTTTCACTACAGGACAAGGAAGGCAACCGTCACCTCGCGAAAGTAGTGCTGGTCAATCCCCAGGAAGATGTTGCATTCCTCAGTGTTGACAAGAAATTCGATATCCCACAGCTTGAACTTCACGATGACTCCGCTCTTCAGCAGGGTGATAAAGTATTTGTAGCGGGATATCCTTTCGGTATGCCATTCACGGTGACAGAAGGAACTGTCAGTGCACCAAGTCAGCTCATGAGCGGACGTAAGTTCATTCAGACCGACGCAGCCGTTAATCCTGGCAATAGTGGTGGTCCTATGATCAATGCTCATGGAAAGGTGATCGGTATCACTACCAGCAAATTCAACAACGCGGACAACATGGGTTTTGCGGTTCCCATCTCCACGCTTACGGAAGAGTTCAACGCACTCAGCAAAGTATCAGGAACAACATTCAATCTTGTATGTGATTCATGCGCGGCATTGATCAATGAACGATCTGAGTTCTGCCTCAGCTGTGGCCAGAACATCGACGTCAAATATTTTGATGAACCCGTCCTGTCGGATATCAGCAACTTCTGTGAACGTGCTATCGCCGGACTCGGAGTGAATCCGGTGCTTGCGCGCCAGGGCACAGAGTTCTGGGAGTTCCATGTCGACTCAGCAATGGTGAGATTGTTTGTTTACAACAACAGCTATCTGTATGCTACTTCCCCGATCAATCAGTTGCCGATGCAAAACATGGGACCGCTGCTGGAGGAATTGCTCTCTGCAGATGTAGGAGTTTATCAATTAGGAGTTCATGACAAGGAAGTGTTTATCTCCTATCGGGTTTATATCACCGATATATTCTCGTCGCGTCAGAATGAGATCAATGCCAATATCACGGGCTTATTCAAGAAGGCGAATGAGATTGATGATGAATTTGTGAAGAAGTTTGGGTGCAAGTATTCGGTGCATTCGCTGAAGAATAAGTGA